A window from Hypanus sabinus isolate sHypSab1 unplaced genomic scaffold, sHypSab1.hap1 scaffold_276, whole genome shotgun sequence encodes these proteins:
- the LOC132388182 gene encoding oocyte zinc finger protein XlCOF26-like — protein MTWIMELMGLCGSDCGKRFTTSSHLVTHQSVHTAVRDFICSVCGKRFTQSSNLQRHPQVHTGEKLFTCPDCGKGFTRSFNLQSHQRVHTGEWLFTCSDCGNGFTRSFNLQ, from the coding sequence atgacttggataatggaactgatggggttgtgtggctcagactgtgggaagagattcaccacatcatctcacctagtgactcaccagtcagttcacactgcagtgagggatttcatctgttcagtctgtgggaagagattcactcagtcatctaacctacagagacacccgcaagttcacactggggagaagctgttcacctgcccagactgtgggaaaggattcactcgatcattcaacctacagagtcaccagcgagttcacactggggagtggctgttcacttgctcagactgtgggaatggattcactcgatcattcaACTTACAGtga